GGCGCCGACCTGGGTTGAAGTGTCAACGGCGAGGATTCTCATCTCATTTCCGAGGCGAGTTCAAGCCGAGAAAGTTCGGGCGGGTCCTATTCTCCACCTGAGGGCGACCGCATTGCACGTCCCACCCTGCCTCAAGAACCCGCCCGAGAACTTGAATGTTCGCCAACGAGGGACTAATTCTCGAAGTCGTCTATTTGTGCCCTCTGGAGCTTGCCGCTGAAATCTACATAGATGGCCTTCCATTCGCAGAAAACGTCAATCGCGGCGATTCCGGCCTCCCGATGGCCATTGCCAGTGCCCTTGGTGCCTCCGAACGGGAGCTGTATCTCGGCGCCAATGGTCGGTGCGTTGACGTAGAACAAGCCCGTGTGCACATCCCGCATCGCGACGAAGGCCTTATTAACGTCCTGCGTGTATATCGCGCCGGAGAGGCCATACTCCGTGTCGTTGCAGATGTCGATCGCCTCGTCAAGGTCTTCGACGACGATTATTGAGACGACTGGCCCAAATATCTCCTCTTTCGCGATTCTCATGTTGCGCTTCACGTTGAAGAAAATCGTTGGCTTGTAGAAGCTGCCTTTCTCACAGCCCGGCCCCGTGTATCGCTCGCCGCCGGCCAGAAGCTGGGCTCCCTCGGCCTTGCCGATCTCGACGTAGGAATGAACTGTTCTGAGCTGGCCTTCGCTCACGAGTGGGCCAACCTCAACGTTCGGGTCGAGACCTGAGCCAAGCCGCAATTTCTCGGCCTGTGTCACATATCGTTCAGCGAACTGTTGAGCGACCTTTTGGTGAACTATTATCCTGCTCGTCGCAGTGCATCGCTGTCCCGTGGTGCCAAAACCGCCCCACAAGGCGCCCTCGAGCGCTAGGTCAAGCCTCGCATCGTCCATGACCATGATCGCGTTCTTGCCGCCCATCTCGAGGCAGACGCGTTTTCTGTGTTTGGCCGCAGATACGCTGAGAGCGGTTCCTATCTCCGTTGAGCCGGTGAACGAGATCAGGTTGACCTCTTTATGGGTCACCATGTCGTCGCCGATCTCGGCGCCGGAGCCTGTAACGACGTTGAAAACGCCCGCCAGAAGGCCCGCCTCCTCGAAGACCTCGGCCAGGTGGATAACTGAGAGCGGGGTGAGCGTTGCGGGCTTTATGACGACAGCGTTGCCCAACACGATGGCCGGAAGCGACTTCCAGGTCGGAATCGCGACCGGGAAGTTCCAGGGCGTTATCGCAGAGACAACGCCGACAGGCATCCTGACCGACATTGCGAACTTGTTCGGCATCTCGGCGGGAACGGTCTGCCCGAAGGACCTCCTTCCCTCGCCGGCCGCGTAAAAGGCCATGTCGATCCCCTCCTGAACGTCGCCCCTGGTCTCTGCTATGACCTTGCCCATCTCCCGAGTCATGTCCCGGGCGATCTCCTCCTTCCGGCGCTTGAGGATGTCAGCGACCCGAAACATCAGCTCCCCACGCTTCGGCGCTGGCACAAGCGCCCACTTCTTCTGTGCCG
This sequence is a window from bacterium. Protein-coding genes within it:
- a CDS encoding aldehyde dehydrogenase family protein yields the protein MTVECKNYINGEWTDSASGRTYENRNPANPDELIAIHQKSNADDVDLAMSAARAAQKKWALVPAPKRGELMFRVADILKRRKEEIARDMTREMGKVIAETRGDVQEGIDMAFYAAGEGRRSFGQTVPAEMPNKFAMSVRMPVGVVSAITPWNFPVAIPTWKSLPAIVLGNAVVIKPATLTPLSVIHLAEVFEEAGLLAGVFNVVTGSGAEIGDDMVTHKEVNLISFTGSTEIGTALSVSAAKHRKRVCLEMGGKNAIMVMDDARLDLALEGALWGGFGTTGQRCTATSRIIVHQKVAQQFAERYVTQAEKLRLGSGLDPNVEVGPLVSEGQLRTVHSYVEIGKAEGAQLLAGGERYTGPGCEKGSFYKPTIFFNVKRNMRIAKEEIFGPVVSIIVVEDLDEAIDICNDTEYGLSGAIYTQDVNKAFVAMRDVHTGLFYVNAPTIGAEIQLPFGGTKGTGNGHREAGIAAIDVFCEWKAIYVDFSGKLQRAQIDDFEN